A window of the Xiashengella succiniciproducens genome harbors these coding sequences:
- the greA gene encoding transcription elongation factor GreA translates to MSRVSYMTDEGLKKLREELALLESVERPKISRQIAEARDKGDLSENAEYEAAKEAQGLLEMRIAKLKETIAASRLIDESKLDTSKVQIMNKVKIKNLKNNAVMVYTLVSESEADLKAGKISISTPIAQGLLGKKVGDKVEISVPAGKVPFEILDISL, encoded by the coding sequence ATGTCTAGAGTGAGTTACATGACCGATGAAGGCCTTAAGAAACTTCGTGAGGAGTTAGCATTACTGGAATCGGTAGAGAGGCCTAAAATATCCAGGCAAATAGCAGAGGCTCGTGACAAGGGAGACTTGTCTGAGAATGCAGAGTATGAAGCAGCTAAGGAAGCTCAGGGTCTTCTTGAAATGAGAATAGCAAAACTCAAAGAAACCATAGCTGCCAGTAGGCTTATTGATGAATCTAAACTGGATACATCCAAGGTACAAATCATGAACAAGGTTAAAATCAAAAACCTTAAGAACAATGCTGTCATGGTATATACCCTGGTGTCTGAAAGTGAAGCTGACCTAAAGGCCGGCAAGATCTCAATTTCTACCCCAATTGCACAAGGTCTGCTTGGCAAAAAAGTTGGTGACAAGGTAGAAATCAGTGTCCCAGCCGGTAAGGTACCATTTGAAATTCTTGATATATCATTGTAA
- a CDS encoding Rieske 2Fe-2S domain-containing protein: MRKYLFVISYTLLFVFGCKEDDHPVPNQRFTAYINLMLPDYINKDAFVAIYDSDGSRIGIGGVIVYRVGDGHYYVFERYCPHDEELTCLVDLEEGNTSAQCPCCESRFFIISETGDCIEGPSDYSLKPYRNRVEPNGTILVIYN, from the coding sequence ATGCGCAAATATCTGTTTGTTATATCTTATACGCTACTTTTTGTATTTGGTTGCAAAGAGGATGATCATCCTGTACCTAATCAGCGTTTCACAGCCTATATCAACCTTATGCTTCCCGACTATATCAATAAGGATGCCTTTGTTGCAATTTATGATTCAGACGGCAGCAGGATTGGTATTGGCGGTGTTATTGTGTACCGTGTAGGAGATGGTCATTATTACGTCTTTGAACGTTATTGCCCCCATGACGAGGAACTAACATGTCTGGTAGATCTGGAAGAGGGTAATACTTCTGCCCAATGTCCCTGCTGTGAATCACGCTTCTTTATTATATCCGAAACCGGAGATTGCATCGAAGGTCCATCAGATTATTCCTTAAAACCTTATCGCAACAGGGTTGAACCCAACGGTACCATCCTGGTAATATATAATTAA